A portion of the Vanessa atalanta chromosome 14, ilVanAtal1.2, whole genome shotgun sequence genome contains these proteins:
- the LOC125068931 gene encoding centrosomal protein of 164 kDa isoform X2: MSSPSAVVCREIFDENSQPSAEEISDYACQLGIDPDSESHLLPLARDGLMQALPAPWKAYFDEKLQTHYYYNEDTKKTQWEHPLDHVYRELVKKARDASMQDDTCASVQELLTSEENTKNLERVETKVESEDEDLSTDSEQHASDVKDHTTLVHGNRRLTPLGRPPLAPLSRLDKKLSDLRISPLRRSVDSTVSPKPSLVRNTSDRDILSRPTFERPKMLFKQQSEIIDLKMHVLTSPEEENFSPLLASAKVDRGLPLTGKGSMFFKISRSNLPSPDTEKSLQLDSVTKSDPPKGILREKSSDMFHRKIESLVLGKSKQTPSFEEDKKSVRFKLENLPDPTVSPGSNSSSEQNDAQSSIISVAPTVPSPIIPSSPIMVSPITPMTLAPITQTVNTLSPLVSRPPLPPRVIESPREPKSVSNSERDSQDSESLNRGTSPRRRLVKPPPGDYIKPELFQKNFQKISELVRRTDIEPTSVTLEEPVSDKESRPRSPMIPLKSKISINLMESIESETSIDSPDREFANLDLNDLDDSNAQNKQDIPEDIKEKEKSPRTDESSQERSHSKATDLVQRSRDIPIPQIKVPKLDFTPKQAKFTHSDSEDSRKSIKDDEPKSSVRSNSIDIPKDIKTQLKLSPTPSLGSDRSPRLEFTKNWSSPLSTFKPLTKLMPAPLKSSDSASSLGKGLTSPRLDGVILSQGKSSSDNVVVVYQFETQEESPKPIKSPLMPDMGMREMFERNKQDERRRLELSLQKDLEIIRMEFSAKEKRLRAELQEDLKEAEEKFLNEKKIRLSEQADRHRREMEDALAEAERNHKQDLQNKLKELERKYQSDVEAAEKQHDNSMTKLKNDYKLKFNELREQLEIDNERALTEVHSQLQMNLNRERSRMIEENRATIETLREEHTSRVTELRHDYRAEMSIERRNKRREMSMTTGSETEKSNSHKANPSLERCKELNETSVSVVVEAEPPRIRNNNLTIKFNDNETSYSESNAPKSVDNNNDEWKVRRDNTLQSDTSQMSAIKNPRTKRNAVAFREPPRRRRDRDKDAGATTDCQDSSDATTADEKPKETINGHGRRRCFTRLKSASTSRLNYSPKRGEGWSSPLESLRQQLRKLDDLEDQFPDLACQPSYSLRYPFAEIGAVDAADTPELEFVRHRALVEREGMRRARAVLKRRRAALRESRASLSPHRAPSEATTSEASSAEEVSARGGAAGGAVLRSLRALHADVRDIWRALDARRPTTASPETSSCNMPTTSQTRMTLSAPEPVVHDNSDSVAERAKGLRAWLQTAP, translated from the exons ATGAGTTCACCGTCGGCCGTGGTGTGCCGTGAGATATTTGATGAGAACAGTCAGCCATCTGCAGAAG AAATATCTGACTATGCCTGTCAGCTGGGCATTGATCCTGACAGTGAGAGCCATCTCTTGCCACTGGCTCGGGATGGCCTCATGCAAGCGTTACCAGCACCATGGAAGGCATA TTTCGACGAGAAGCTTCAAACCCATTACTATTACAATGAAGATACGAAGAAGACCCAGTGGGAACATCCCCTAGATCACGTTTACAGGGAACTGGTGAAGAAGGCACGGGATGCGTCCATGCAAGATGACACTTGTGCCTCAGTACAG gaACTACTTACATCTGAAGAGAATACTAAAAATCTCGAACGCGTTGAAACCAAAGTGGAAAGTGAAGATGAGGACTTAAGCACAGACAGTGAACAGCACGCCTCGGATGTGAAAGATCATACCACTCTGGTGCACGGAAATAGACGTCTTACGCCATTAGGACGGCCGCCACTTGCGCCCCTTTCTAGACTGGATAAAAAACTAAGTGATCTCCGAATTTCACCCTTAAGACGAAGCGTTGATAGCACAGTATCGCCTAAACCAAGCCTCGTGAGGAATACCTCAGACAGAGATATATTAAGTCGACCAACATTTGAAAGACCTAAAATGTTATTCAAACAGCAATCTGAGATCATTGACCTGAAAATGCACGTTCTGACCAGTCCAGAAGAAGAAAATTTCAGTCCATTGTTAGCTTCTGCCAAAGTTGACAGAGGCTTACCTTTGACTG GAAAAGGCAGTATGTTCTTCAAGATATCGCGCTCCAATCTTCCCAGTCCAGATACAGAAAAATCCCTCCAACTTGATTCGGTTACTAAAAGCGATCCACCAAAAGGCATCCTCAGAGAGAAAAGTTCTGATATGTTTCATAGGAAGATTGAGAGCTTGGTGCTGGGCAAATCGAAACAAACTCCAAGCTTTGAAGAGGACAAGAAGAGTGTGcg ATTTAAACTGGAAAACTTGCCAGATCCAACCGTCAGCCCAGGTTCCAACAGTTCATCAGAACAGAACGACGCACAGAGTTCTATTATTAGCGTAGCACCCACAGTTCCATCGCCTATTATCCCATCGTCACCTATCATGGTATCTCCTATCACACCTATGACATTAGCACCGATCACACAAACAGTTAATACCTTATCACCGTTAGTATCTAGGCCCCCTTTACCCCCCCGTGTGATAGAAAGTCCGAGAGAGCCAAAAAGTGTCTCGAATTCAGAGAGAGACTCTCAAG acAGTGAAAGCCTCAACCGTGGTACGTCACCGCGACGGCGACTTGTAAAGCCACCGCCAGGTGACTATATCAAACCAGAACTATTTCAGAAGAATTTCCAAAAGATATCAGAATTAGTGCGTCGGACCGACATTGAACCTACTTCAGTTACCTTAGAGGAACCCGTTTCAGACAAAGAATCAAGACCAAG GTCTCCTATGATACctctaaaaagtaaaatttctaTAAACTTGATGGAGAGCATTGAATCTGAAACATCTATCGATTCACCTGACAGAGAATTTGCTAATTTAGATCTCAATGACTTAGATGATTCGAATGCACAAAACAAACAAGATATTCCAGAAGATatcaaagaaaaagaaaaaagtccACGTACCGACGAAAGTTCACAAGAAAGGTCACATTCCAAAGCAACTGACTTAGTACAAAGATCACGAGACATTCCAATACCTCAAATAAAAGTTCCTAAATTAGATTTCACTCCAAAACAAGCCAAATTTACACATTCCGATTCAGAAGATTCCAGAAAATCGATTAAAGACGATGAACCTAAAAGCAGCGTTAGATCGAATAGTATAGATATACCCAAAGATATTAAGACTCAACTCAAATTATCTCCTACCCCTAGCTTAGGGTCAGATAGGTCACCTAGATTAGAATTCACTAAAAATTGGTCGAGTCCATTATCAACATTTAAACCATTAACTAAACTTATGCCGGCGCCATTAAAATCATCAGATTCAGCATCTAGCTTAGGTAAAGGTTTGACTAGTCCTAGATTAGATGGCGTGATACTTTCTCAAGGAAAGTCTAGTTCGGATAATGTAGTTGTAGTTTATCAATTCGAAACTCAAGAAGAAAGTCCGAAACCTATAAAGTCTCCGCTAATGCCAGATATGGGAATGAGAGAAATGTTTGAGAGGAATAAGCAAGATGAAAGGAGAAGGCTAGAGTTATCATTGCAGAAAGATTTGGAGATAATACGTATGGAATTTTCGGCGAAAGAAAAGAGGTTAAGAGCAGAATTGCAAGAGGACTTAAAAGAAGCAGAGGAGAAGTTTTTAAATGAGAAGAAAATACGTTTGTCGGAACAGGCGGATCGACATCGACGTGAAATGGAAGAT GCGTTAGCAGAAGCTGAACGTAATCATAAACAGGACttgcaaaataaattgaaagaacTAGAGAGGAAATACCAAAGCGATGTCGAAGCAGCTGAGAAGCAACACGATAACAGCAtgacaaaattgaaaaatgattataaGCTGAAATTCAATGAATTACGTGAACAACTGGAAATAG ataacgAACGTGCGCTCACAGAAGTTCACAGCCAACtgcaaatgaatttaaatagagAGAGGTCTCGTATGATAGAAGAAAACAGAGCCACTATAGAGACTTTGAGGGAGGAGCACACGTCTCGGGTTACTGAACTGCGACACGATTACAGAGCCgag atgtcGATAGAGAGACGTAACAAAAGACGGGAAATGAGCATGACAACGGGTTCTGAAACGGAGAAGTCTAACTCGCACAAAGCCAATCCTTCGTTAGAAAG atgCAAAGAATTAAACGAAACGTCAGTCAGCGTTGTCGTTGAAGCCGAACCTCCGAGGATAAGGAACAACAATCTAACGATAAAATTTAACGACAATGAGACTTCATATTCGGAAAGTAACGCACCGAAATCAGTTGACAATAACAACGACGAGTGGAAAGTTAGAAGAGATAAT ACCCTCCAATCGGATACATCACAAATGTCTGCGATTAAAAATCCGCGGACTAAAAGAAATGCAGTCGCCTTCAGAGAACCGCCGAGACGGAGACGAGATAGAGATAAAGATGCTG GTGCCACGACTGACTGTCAAGATTCATCCGACGCTACCACAGCTGATGAAAAACCAAAAGAGACTATTAACG GTCACGGCCGACGCAGGTGCTTCACGAGATTAAAATCTGCATCGACGTCTCGTCTCAATTATTCACCGAA ACGTGGCGAAGGTTGGTCAAGCCCTCTGGAATCCCTCAGACAACAGTTGCGCAAGTTGGACGATCTGGAAGACCAGTTTCCGGATTTGGCTTGTCAGCCTTCCTACAGTTTGAGATATCCTTTTGCTGAAATag GCGCAGTGGACGCGGCCGACACGCCGGAGCTGGAGTTCGTGCGGCACCGCGCGCTCGTGGAGAGGGAGGGCatgcggcgcgcgcgcgccgtGCTCaagcgccgccgcgccgccctaCGGGAGTCCCGCGCCTCCTTGTCTCCGCACAGGGCTCCTTCG
- the LOC125068931 gene encoding centrosomal protein of 164 kDa isoform X1, producing MSSPSAVVCREIFDENSQPSAEEISDYACQLGIDPDSESHLLPLARDGLMQALPAPWKAYFDEKLQTHYYYNEDTKKTQWEHPLDHVYRELVKKARDASMQDDTCASVQELLTSEENTKNLERVETKVESEDEDLSTDSEQHASDVKDHTTLVHGNRRLTPLGRPPLAPLSRLDKKLSDLRISPLRRSVDSTVSPKPSLVRNTSDRDILSRPTFERPKMLFKQQSEIIDLKMHVLTSPEEENFSPLLASAKVDRGLPLTGKGSMFFKISRSNLPSPDTEKSLQLDSVTKSDPPKGILREKSSDMFHRKIESLVLGKSKQTPSFEEDKKSVRFKLENLPDPTVSPGSNSSSEQNDAQSSIISVAPTVPSPIIPSSPIMVSPITPMTLAPITQTVNTLSPLVSRPPLPPRVIESPREPKSVSNSERDSQDSESLNRGTSPRRRLVKPPPGDYIKPELFQKNFQKISELVRRTDIEPTSVTLEEPVSDKESRPRSPMIPLKSKISINLMESIESETSIDSPDREFANLDLNDLDDSNAQNKQDIPEDIKEKEKSPRTDESSQERSHSKATDLVQRSRDIPIPQIKVPKLDFTPKQAKFTHSDSEDSRKSIKDDEPKSSVRSNSIDIPKDIKTQLKLSPTPSLGSDRSPRLEFTKNWSSPLSTFKPLTKLMPAPLKSSDSASSLGKGLTSPRLDGVILSQGKSSSDNVVVVYQFETQEESPKPIKSPLMPDMGMREMFERNKQDERRRLELSLQKDLEIIRMEFSAKEKRLRAELQEDLKEAEEKFLNEKKIRLSEQADRHRREMEDALAEAERNHKQDLQNKLKELERKYQSDVEAAEKQHDNSMTKLKNDYKLKFNELREQLEIDNERALTEVHSQLQMNLNRERSRMIEENRATIETLREEHTSRVTELRHDYRAEVERLRAQHACHVEELRARLAGERAARAADERALGDKYRCLKEKYARLKHDVKMSIERRNKRREMSMTTGSETEKSNSHKANPSLERCKELNETSVSVVVEAEPPRIRNNNLTIKFNDNETSYSESNAPKSVDNNNDEWKVRRDNTLQSDTSQMSAIKNPRTKRNAVAFREPPRRRRDRDKDAGATTDCQDSSDATTADEKPKETINGHGRRRCFTRLKSASTSRLNYSPKRGEGWSSPLESLRQQLRKLDDLEDQFPDLACQPSYSLRYPFAEIGAVDAADTPELEFVRHRALVEREGMRRARAVLKRRRAALRESRASLSPHRAPSEATTSEASSAEEVSARGGAAGGAVLRSLRALHADVRDIWRALDARRPTTASPETSSCNMPTTSQTRMTLSAPEPVVHDNSDSVAERAKGLRAWLQTAP from the exons ATGAGTTCACCGTCGGCCGTGGTGTGCCGTGAGATATTTGATGAGAACAGTCAGCCATCTGCAGAAG AAATATCTGACTATGCCTGTCAGCTGGGCATTGATCCTGACAGTGAGAGCCATCTCTTGCCACTGGCTCGGGATGGCCTCATGCAAGCGTTACCAGCACCATGGAAGGCATA TTTCGACGAGAAGCTTCAAACCCATTACTATTACAATGAAGATACGAAGAAGACCCAGTGGGAACATCCCCTAGATCACGTTTACAGGGAACTGGTGAAGAAGGCACGGGATGCGTCCATGCAAGATGACACTTGTGCCTCAGTACAG gaACTACTTACATCTGAAGAGAATACTAAAAATCTCGAACGCGTTGAAACCAAAGTGGAAAGTGAAGATGAGGACTTAAGCACAGACAGTGAACAGCACGCCTCGGATGTGAAAGATCATACCACTCTGGTGCACGGAAATAGACGTCTTACGCCATTAGGACGGCCGCCACTTGCGCCCCTTTCTAGACTGGATAAAAAACTAAGTGATCTCCGAATTTCACCCTTAAGACGAAGCGTTGATAGCACAGTATCGCCTAAACCAAGCCTCGTGAGGAATACCTCAGACAGAGATATATTAAGTCGACCAACATTTGAAAGACCTAAAATGTTATTCAAACAGCAATCTGAGATCATTGACCTGAAAATGCACGTTCTGACCAGTCCAGAAGAAGAAAATTTCAGTCCATTGTTAGCTTCTGCCAAAGTTGACAGAGGCTTACCTTTGACTG GAAAAGGCAGTATGTTCTTCAAGATATCGCGCTCCAATCTTCCCAGTCCAGATACAGAAAAATCCCTCCAACTTGATTCGGTTACTAAAAGCGATCCACCAAAAGGCATCCTCAGAGAGAAAAGTTCTGATATGTTTCATAGGAAGATTGAGAGCTTGGTGCTGGGCAAATCGAAACAAACTCCAAGCTTTGAAGAGGACAAGAAGAGTGTGcg ATTTAAACTGGAAAACTTGCCAGATCCAACCGTCAGCCCAGGTTCCAACAGTTCATCAGAACAGAACGACGCACAGAGTTCTATTATTAGCGTAGCACCCACAGTTCCATCGCCTATTATCCCATCGTCACCTATCATGGTATCTCCTATCACACCTATGACATTAGCACCGATCACACAAACAGTTAATACCTTATCACCGTTAGTATCTAGGCCCCCTTTACCCCCCCGTGTGATAGAAAGTCCGAGAGAGCCAAAAAGTGTCTCGAATTCAGAGAGAGACTCTCAAG acAGTGAAAGCCTCAACCGTGGTACGTCACCGCGACGGCGACTTGTAAAGCCACCGCCAGGTGACTATATCAAACCAGAACTATTTCAGAAGAATTTCCAAAAGATATCAGAATTAGTGCGTCGGACCGACATTGAACCTACTTCAGTTACCTTAGAGGAACCCGTTTCAGACAAAGAATCAAGACCAAG GTCTCCTATGATACctctaaaaagtaaaatttctaTAAACTTGATGGAGAGCATTGAATCTGAAACATCTATCGATTCACCTGACAGAGAATTTGCTAATTTAGATCTCAATGACTTAGATGATTCGAATGCACAAAACAAACAAGATATTCCAGAAGATatcaaagaaaaagaaaaaagtccACGTACCGACGAAAGTTCACAAGAAAGGTCACATTCCAAAGCAACTGACTTAGTACAAAGATCACGAGACATTCCAATACCTCAAATAAAAGTTCCTAAATTAGATTTCACTCCAAAACAAGCCAAATTTACACATTCCGATTCAGAAGATTCCAGAAAATCGATTAAAGACGATGAACCTAAAAGCAGCGTTAGATCGAATAGTATAGATATACCCAAAGATATTAAGACTCAACTCAAATTATCTCCTACCCCTAGCTTAGGGTCAGATAGGTCACCTAGATTAGAATTCACTAAAAATTGGTCGAGTCCATTATCAACATTTAAACCATTAACTAAACTTATGCCGGCGCCATTAAAATCATCAGATTCAGCATCTAGCTTAGGTAAAGGTTTGACTAGTCCTAGATTAGATGGCGTGATACTTTCTCAAGGAAAGTCTAGTTCGGATAATGTAGTTGTAGTTTATCAATTCGAAACTCAAGAAGAAAGTCCGAAACCTATAAAGTCTCCGCTAATGCCAGATATGGGAATGAGAGAAATGTTTGAGAGGAATAAGCAAGATGAAAGGAGAAGGCTAGAGTTATCATTGCAGAAAGATTTGGAGATAATACGTATGGAATTTTCGGCGAAAGAAAAGAGGTTAAGAGCAGAATTGCAAGAGGACTTAAAAGAAGCAGAGGAGAAGTTTTTAAATGAGAAGAAAATACGTTTGTCGGAACAGGCGGATCGACATCGACGTGAAATGGAAGAT GCGTTAGCAGAAGCTGAACGTAATCATAAACAGGACttgcaaaataaattgaaagaacTAGAGAGGAAATACCAAAGCGATGTCGAAGCAGCTGAGAAGCAACACGATAACAGCAtgacaaaattgaaaaatgattataaGCTGAAATTCAATGAATTACGTGAACAACTGGAAATAG ataacgAACGTGCGCTCACAGAAGTTCACAGCCAACtgcaaatgaatttaaatagagAGAGGTCTCGTATGATAGAAGAAAACAGAGCCACTATAGAGACTTTGAGGGAGGAGCACACGTCTCGGGTTACTGAACTGCGACACGATTACAGAGCCgag GTGGAGCGGCTGCGCGCGCAGCACGCGTGCCACGTGGAGGAGCTGCGCGCGCGGCTGGCGGGCGAgcgcgcggcgcgcgcggccgACGAGCGCGCGCTGGGCGACAAGTACCGCTGCCTCAAGGAGAAGTACGCGCGCCTCAAGCACGACGTCAAG atgtcGATAGAGAGACGTAACAAAAGACGGGAAATGAGCATGACAACGGGTTCTGAAACGGAGAAGTCTAACTCGCACAAAGCCAATCCTTCGTTAGAAAG atgCAAAGAATTAAACGAAACGTCAGTCAGCGTTGTCGTTGAAGCCGAACCTCCGAGGATAAGGAACAACAATCTAACGATAAAATTTAACGACAATGAGACTTCATATTCGGAAAGTAACGCACCGAAATCAGTTGACAATAACAACGACGAGTGGAAAGTTAGAAGAGATAAT ACCCTCCAATCGGATACATCACAAATGTCTGCGATTAAAAATCCGCGGACTAAAAGAAATGCAGTCGCCTTCAGAGAACCGCCGAGACGGAGACGAGATAGAGATAAAGATGCTG GTGCCACGACTGACTGTCAAGATTCATCCGACGCTACCACAGCTGATGAAAAACCAAAAGAGACTATTAACG GTCACGGCCGACGCAGGTGCTTCACGAGATTAAAATCTGCATCGACGTCTCGTCTCAATTATTCACCGAA ACGTGGCGAAGGTTGGTCAAGCCCTCTGGAATCCCTCAGACAACAGTTGCGCAAGTTGGACGATCTGGAAGACCAGTTTCCGGATTTGGCTTGTCAGCCTTCCTACAGTTTGAGATATCCTTTTGCTGAAATag GCGCAGTGGACGCGGCCGACACGCCGGAGCTGGAGTTCGTGCGGCACCGCGCGCTCGTGGAGAGGGAGGGCatgcggcgcgcgcgcgccgtGCTCaagcgccgccgcgccgccctaCGGGAGTCCCGCGCCTCCTTGTCTCCGCACAGGGCTCCTTCG
- the LOC125068931 gene encoding uncharacterized protein LOC125068931 isoform X3 — protein MFFKISRSNLPSPDTEKSLQLDSVTKSDPPKGILREKSSDMFHRKIESLVLGKSKQTPSFEEDKKSVRFKLENLPDPTVSPGSNSSSEQNDAQSSIISVAPTVPSPIIPSSPIMVSPITPMTLAPITQTVNTLSPLVSRPPLPPRVIESPREPKSVSNSERDSQDSESLNRGTSPRRRLVKPPPGDYIKPELFQKNFQKISELVRRTDIEPTSVTLEEPVSDKESRPRSPMIPLKSKISINLMESIESETSIDSPDREFANLDLNDLDDSNAQNKQDIPEDIKEKEKSPRTDESSQERSHSKATDLVQRSRDIPIPQIKVPKLDFTPKQAKFTHSDSEDSRKSIKDDEPKSSVRSNSIDIPKDIKTQLKLSPTPSLGSDRSPRLEFTKNWSSPLSTFKPLTKLMPAPLKSSDSASSLGKGLTSPRLDGVILSQGKSSSDNVVVVYQFETQEESPKPIKSPLMPDMGMREMFERNKQDERRRLELSLQKDLEIIRMEFSAKEKRLRAELQEDLKEAEEKFLNEKKIRLSEQADRHRREMEDALAEAERNHKQDLQNKLKELERKYQSDVEAAEKQHDNSMTKLKNDYKLKFNELREQLEIDNERALTEVHSQLQMNLNRERSRMIEENRATIETLREEHTSRVTELRHDYRAEVERLRAQHACHVEELRARLAGERAARAADERALGDKYRCLKEKYARLKHDVKMSIERRNKRREMSMTTGSETEKSNSHKANPSLERCKELNETSVSVVVEAEPPRIRNNNLTIKFNDNETSYSESNAPKSVDNNNDEWKVRRDNTLQSDTSQMSAIKNPRTKRNAVAFREPPRRRRDRDKDAGATTDCQDSSDATTADEKPKETINGHGRRRCFTRLKSASTSRLNYSPKRGEGWSSPLESLRQQLRKLDDLEDQFPDLACQPSYSLRYPFAEIGAVDAADTPELEFVRHRALVEREGMRRARAVLKRRRAALRESRASLSPHRAPSEATTSEASSAEEVSARGGAAGGAVLRSLRALHADVRDIWRALDARRPTTASPETSSCNMPTTSQTRMTLSAPEPVVHDNSDSVAERAKGLRAWLQTAP, from the exons ATGTTCTTCAAGATATCGCGCTCCAATCTTCCCAGTCCAGATACAGAAAAATCCCTCCAACTTGATTCGGTTACTAAAAGCGATCCACCAAAAGGCATCCTCAGAGAGAAAAGTTCTGATATGTTTCATAGGAAGATTGAGAGCTTGGTGCTGGGCAAATCGAAACAAACTCCAAGCTTTGAAGAGGACAAGAAGAGTGTGcg ATTTAAACTGGAAAACTTGCCAGATCCAACCGTCAGCCCAGGTTCCAACAGTTCATCAGAACAGAACGACGCACAGAGTTCTATTATTAGCGTAGCACCCACAGTTCCATCGCCTATTATCCCATCGTCACCTATCATGGTATCTCCTATCACACCTATGACATTAGCACCGATCACACAAACAGTTAATACCTTATCACCGTTAGTATCTAGGCCCCCTTTACCCCCCCGTGTGATAGAAAGTCCGAGAGAGCCAAAAAGTGTCTCGAATTCAGAGAGAGACTCTCAAG acAGTGAAAGCCTCAACCGTGGTACGTCACCGCGACGGCGACTTGTAAAGCCACCGCCAGGTGACTATATCAAACCAGAACTATTTCAGAAGAATTTCCAAAAGATATCAGAATTAGTGCGTCGGACCGACATTGAACCTACTTCAGTTACCTTAGAGGAACCCGTTTCAGACAAAGAATCAAGACCAAG GTCTCCTATGATACctctaaaaagtaaaatttctaTAAACTTGATGGAGAGCATTGAATCTGAAACATCTATCGATTCACCTGACAGAGAATTTGCTAATTTAGATCTCAATGACTTAGATGATTCGAATGCACAAAACAAACAAGATATTCCAGAAGATatcaaagaaaaagaaaaaagtccACGTACCGACGAAAGTTCACAAGAAAGGTCACATTCCAAAGCAACTGACTTAGTACAAAGATCACGAGACATTCCAATACCTCAAATAAAAGTTCCTAAATTAGATTTCACTCCAAAACAAGCCAAATTTACACATTCCGATTCAGAAGATTCCAGAAAATCGATTAAAGACGATGAACCTAAAAGCAGCGTTAGATCGAATAGTATAGATATACCCAAAGATATTAAGACTCAACTCAAATTATCTCCTACCCCTAGCTTAGGGTCAGATAGGTCACCTAGATTAGAATTCACTAAAAATTGGTCGAGTCCATTATCAACATTTAAACCATTAACTAAACTTATGCCGGCGCCATTAAAATCATCAGATTCAGCATCTAGCTTAGGTAAAGGTTTGACTAGTCCTAGATTAGATGGCGTGATACTTTCTCAAGGAAAGTCTAGTTCGGATAATGTAGTTGTAGTTTATCAATTCGAAACTCAAGAAGAAAGTCCGAAACCTATAAAGTCTCCGCTAATGCCAGATATGGGAATGAGAGAAATGTTTGAGAGGAATAAGCAAGATGAAAGGAGAAGGCTAGAGTTATCATTGCAGAAAGATTTGGAGATAATACGTATGGAATTTTCGGCGAAAGAAAAGAGGTTAAGAGCAGAATTGCAAGAGGACTTAAAAGAAGCAGAGGAGAAGTTTTTAAATGAGAAGAAAATACGTTTGTCGGAACAGGCGGATCGACATCGACGTGAAATGGAAGAT GCGTTAGCAGAAGCTGAACGTAATCATAAACAGGACttgcaaaataaattgaaagaacTAGAGAGGAAATACCAAAGCGATGTCGAAGCAGCTGAGAAGCAACACGATAACAGCAtgacaaaattgaaaaatgattataaGCTGAAATTCAATGAATTACGTGAACAACTGGAAATAG ataacgAACGTGCGCTCACAGAAGTTCACAGCCAACtgcaaatgaatttaaatagagAGAGGTCTCGTATGATAGAAGAAAACAGAGCCACTATAGAGACTTTGAGGGAGGAGCACACGTCTCGGGTTACTGAACTGCGACACGATTACAGAGCCgag GTGGAGCGGCTGCGCGCGCAGCACGCGTGCCACGTGGAGGAGCTGCGCGCGCGGCTGGCGGGCGAgcgcgcggcgcgcgcggccgACGAGCGCGCGCTGGGCGACAAGTACCGCTGCCTCAAGGAGAAGTACGCGCGCCTCAAGCACGACGTCAAG atgtcGATAGAGAGACGTAACAAAAGACGGGAAATGAGCATGACAACGGGTTCTGAAACGGAGAAGTCTAACTCGCACAAAGCCAATCCTTCGTTAGAAAG atgCAAAGAATTAAACGAAACGTCAGTCAGCGTTGTCGTTGAAGCCGAACCTCCGAGGATAAGGAACAACAATCTAACGATAAAATTTAACGACAATGAGACTTCATATTCGGAAAGTAACGCACCGAAATCAGTTGACAATAACAACGACGAGTGGAAAGTTAGAAGAGATAAT ACCCTCCAATCGGATACATCACAAATGTCTGCGATTAAAAATCCGCGGACTAAAAGAAATGCAGTCGCCTTCAGAGAACCGCCGAGACGGAGACGAGATAGAGATAAAGATGCTG GTGCCACGACTGACTGTCAAGATTCATCCGACGCTACCACAGCTGATGAAAAACCAAAAGAGACTATTAACG GTCACGGCCGACGCAGGTGCTTCACGAGATTAAAATCTGCATCGACGTCTCGTCTCAATTATTCACCGAA ACGTGGCGAAGGTTGGTCAAGCCCTCTGGAATCCCTCAGACAACAGTTGCGCAAGTTGGACGATCTGGAAGACCAGTTTCCGGATTTGGCTTGTCAGCCTTCCTACAGTTTGAGATATCCTTTTGCTGAAATag GCGCAGTGGACGCGGCCGACACGCCGGAGCTGGAGTTCGTGCGGCACCGCGCGCTCGTGGAGAGGGAGGGCatgcggcgcgcgcgcgccgtGCTCaagcgccgccgcgccgccctaCGGGAGTCCCGCGCCTCCTTGTCTCCGCACAGGGCTCCTTCG